One Pseudobacteriovorax antillogorgiicola genomic region harbors:
- a CDS encoding transglycosylase domain-containing protein: protein MGIWANNVTSHILAELDNRQNVAVLDTKQEELLLKIEDPRFYEHFGVDISNGQGLTTITSSIARDLFLSSKNLTGINASMQSFYRYVFECCKKIDLGRDVMAIVLDNKLPKKHQLNYFSSNSYMGSYKGRQIKGFSEAAEAYFEKPLNALTDEEFIGLVSVLISPNYYHPKRNPERHQQRLRRVKKIISGECTPNGWLDVSYLDCHIAGSKS from the coding sequence GTGGGAATTTGGGCCAATAATGTTACTTCACATATTCTAGCCGAGCTCGACAACAGGCAAAACGTAGCTGTACTAGATACAAAGCAGGAAGAGCTATTGCTTAAGATTGAAGATCCAAGATTTTACGAACACTTTGGGGTCGATATCTCTAATGGGCAGGGATTAACCACGATAACTTCATCAATAGCACGCGATCTTTTTCTATCTTCCAAAAATCTGACTGGTATCAATGCTAGTATGCAATCCTTTTATAGGTATGTGTTTGAGTGCTGTAAGAAAATTGATTTAGGGCGAGATGTTATGGCAATTGTATTGGATAACAAACTGCCAAAGAAACACCAACTAAACTATTTTTCTTCGAATTCGTATATGGGTTCATATAAAGGTAGACAGATCAAGGGTTTTTCTGAAGCTGCCGAGGCATATTTTGAGAAACCACTCAATGCTCTGACAGATGAGGAATTTATAGGTTTAGTCTCAGTTCTTATCTCTCCAAATTATTACCATCCTAAACGCAATCCTGAACGTCATCAGCAGCGTCTTAGGCGTGTTAAAAAAATAATTTCGGGAGAGTGTACTCCTAATGGGTGGTTAGATGTTTCTTATTTGGATTGTCATATTGCTGGCAGCAAGAGTTAA